ATGATTTGCGAGTAGTGCTGGGTCAGTTTTTTAAGCGAAGTAAAGGAAGGCTTCATTTTGGGACAGGGATCATCGTCTGGAAAAATGGCCCGCCGATTCTCCAAGCTGGCATATCTGGCCAAGTCTAGCTTAAGTCGGGGATCGCCTTCCTCCGGGGCCAGTTCGGAACACGGTTCCGAGGGAATCTTTAGTAGTGGATCAGGATCCCCAATGACAAACAGTATGTCCTGCTCGTTAAAGCTTTTGCCAAGAGTACCGAGTACTGGCTTTTTACTAACTGCTTTTCCAGTCGCCCCCTCTGCCGGTGGGACTGGCTCTAAAGCCTTTTCGCATTTGGTCCTGAAGATGATCAAAACTGTGGCATTGCCGACATGATTGACTCGGCTCATGAGCTGGGTGGTGTCCTGGTATATGAGATCACGCATGTTGGGGTAGATCTGATCGGTTACTGTGTCGGGTAATAAGAGGGTACCTGATCCCAAAGTGGAGCCCTGATAGCGGGCCACTAACGTTATTCCAGCTTCGTTTAAGGCGCGTCGAACTTCCGAAGCAGTTGCCATGAACTCGGCGGACCTGTTGTTCACAAACTCAGTGACATTGATCCGGCTTCCGGTGACCCGCATGTTTAAAGCTAAAAACTTCAGCTGTATCTCGACCTCTGTCGGGTCCTGGATTTTGCTGCTAAACATTTCCAGCTTCGAAATGACCacatcgaaaataaagttcaGCTGCCTGTCTTCATTTTCTTCAAGAGACATTTTGCAATGTAAAATTTCACTCTAAGCCTTTGCTAAGGATAGTAAGAACATAAACCGAAAATCGAGTATAAATTTGTGTGTTGAAAAGTGTAAATGCAAGCGGTGTGAATTCTAAATCTGAACTGACTTTATTACAAATATGAGCGTGACATTAAAATCAATGCGAAACCTAGCACTAAAATATACTTACTCAGCAAAAGGCTAAGGACATTGTGAGGCTGACCTGCATTGACCCTTGAAGGAGGACATCCAAAATGCCCGGCGCAGCAAAATGGCAGAAAAAATGTGTTTCTAATTACCCCGACCACTTCCACATTTGCCTGTTGCTGCCAAACAGGCCAATAGCCCGGCCACCACGTTCTGGAATTTGCGGCTACACCTTTCGTAAGCGGCTTAACACGCGAGCTCTGGGAAAACTCACACGCCCACGACGGTGGACTGCCATTTATCAAATCAGCTCACATGCTTATCTAAATTAagttcaattttaattaaatttcgcgCATTAAGTTGACTCATATCGGTTATCCGTGCTTGTTCATTATTCCCCCAACGATCCGCTCCTCCCATTACACAAAAACTAGTTTAAATTGGGTCCTGGAACATTTTGTCGAAAAATGCCGAACCGCAGAAAATGAAAACTCCCTGACTAACTAAGCCGATTTAATTGGATACAAATTGGTGCAGCGAAATGTTCACTAGCCAGAGGGCGAGGTAGGCGGGTGTATTCGGGGTCAGGTTCCTGTCCACGCCAATAgccaaacaataacaaattgGGTCCACGGGTCCGGCGAATTTCGTTGCCGTTTTGTTTGGCTTCGCTGGCCGAGATCCTGCTGGCCAAGTGAAAACCACTCGTGCATAAATTATACAAGGCCAGGGGTCCATATTCCAATTTACCCTAACTGTATGTCCAAAAGCTGTACGTTCATTAGGAAGGTGTACAGATCTAAAGAGAATTATTTTTGGAGGTTATATACTCCTTCATTCCTCTTTCCTTTTTGTTCTATACTCCCATTGAGGCTAGAAAATTCacatctttttttaaaatttattagaaaaaacttttaatgatTAAAGTGTGAGACTTAAAGGCCAAATAAAAATGGTTCTATGTAATGGGACCCTCGCCATCGCTTCGATTCCAATATTTGCGAGGTATTTCAACTATCTGGCTTCGCCccaatgtttttaaaatttttttctgggcgtcctgaaaattaaaaaaaaatatatcaaaaggTGTTTTCCTCTGAGTAGATTGTATAATTCTTTACTTGGGCAGACGACTTTTATATCGCGACAGGTCCAGCCGAAGGCGTTCGTCACCCGCTTCGTCTTCAATAACATCCGAGCAACGTTCACAGGGAATTGGACAAAGATCTTGGTGTCCTATCAAAAACATGATATCCTGGGGAGCAATTGTGCTTCCCATATTTGGAAAGCAATCTGGTTCGGGCTCTCTTAATATAGGATTAATAGGTTAATATGAATTTATTCAACAACTTTTTAAGGATACCTTGACTTACCCCACGCATTTTATGACCAGACGAGCAAGGAACTCTAGTTTCCCTGTTACTTCGTCGCCTCGAGTAATATTAACCCTATCCGAATGTATAATATCCGACATATCACGGTCTAAAGTATCCAGTAAATGTTGTGGAAAGTAAGCCTGGCTACTGCCAATCCCCTTTTTGTTATATGATATCTTAAAAGATATGCCACTAGTTGCCACATTCTTGCGGATCTCCTTTGGTTCGTTTTGAAACTCCAAGCTGTAACCGCTTTGGAAGTCGGTGACATTGATCTGCGAAGGTGCCATTTCAAATGGTGTCTTAAAGAAGTTTCCAAGCACTTCTAGCTTCGATGGGGTGGTCAACTGGATGTCATTGGCCTCTAGTTTCGTAATAATTACGTCAAAgataaaaatgggaagaggGTCCGGCTTGGATCCCATTTTGGTGATTTCCAAC
The Drosophila bipectinata strain 14024-0381.07 chromosome 3R, DbipHiC1v2, whole genome shotgun sequence DNA segment above includes these coding regions:
- the LOC108122237 gene encoding uncharacterized protein yields the protein MGSKPDPLPIFIFDVIITKLEANDIQLTTPSKLEVLGNFFKTPFEMAPSQINVTDFQSGYSLEFQNEPKEIRKNVATSGISFKISYNKKGIGSSQAYFPQHLLDTLDRDMSDIIHSDRVNITRGDEVTGKLEFLARLVIKCVGEPEPDCFPNMGSTIAPQDIMFLIGHQDLCPIPCERCSDVIEDEAGDERLRLDLSRYKSRLPKTPRKKF